From a single Brassica rapa cultivar Chiifu-401-42 chromosome A01, CAAS_Brap_v3.01, whole genome shotgun sequence genomic region:
- the LOC103848740 gene encoding TOM1-like protein 8 isoform X1: protein MVHPLVDRATSDMLIGPDWAMNLEICDMLNHEPGQYREVVSGVKKRLASRTTKVQLLALTLLETMINNCGELIHMQLAEKDILHKMVKMVKRKPNIQVREKILILIDTWQESFSGPQGRHPQYYAAYQELLRAGIVFPQRPPQPTVSSGQTGPSTMYNQNARNARQEANDTSTESEFPTLSLTEIQNAKGIMDVLAEMLNAIDENNKEGLKQEVIVDLVSQCRTYKQRVVHLVNSTSDESLLCQGLALNDDLQRLLAKHESIASGNPTPVKGEKSKKEVAKEANQIIDVGSSSETKDGSIVAVAPNGPKIDLLSGDDFETPNGENSLALVPLGPAQPSSPVPTPDNSMVLIDMLSDNNCESSTPTSSPHSHNQMVPQNYSNGFGQGSSGPVWNLQITQQPSSPAYGNQNQPFSPTFSPPISPHYGGQNNNVLALPPPPWEAQSPSSSPHYSPTHPMQVTQVVITTHTHQPLGYNPQGGSPHAFNNNPQGGSPHAFNNNPQGGSPYAINNNNNNMFGMIPPPMTGGHMQPLGHHNPAAMYGGYGGQPQPPQQYFGEQQMYGGYGGQPQLSQEQLVEQQMYGMSLQDNGASNANPYQVSSHPSGLNYQQPMMKPVNKKPEDKLFGDLVELSKSKKPTERAGSM from the exons ATGGTGCATCCTTTGGTTGATAGAGCCACAAGCGATATGCTTATTGGTCCTGACTGGGCCATGAACCTTGAGATATGTGACATGCTTAATCATGAGCCTGG GCAATATAGAGAAGTTGTGAGTGGAGTAAAGAAAAGGCTCGCTAGTAGGACTACCAAGGTTCAGCTTTTGGCTCTTACT TTGCTGGAAACAATGATCAACAATTGTGGGGAACTCATTCACATGCAACTTGCTGAGAAGGACATTCTTCATAAGATGGTAAAGATGGTCAAAAGGAAG CCTAACATCCAAGTGAGGGAGAAGATATTGATACTTATAGATACTTGGCAAGAGAGCTTCTCAGGTCCTCAAGGAAGACATCCACAATATTATGCAGCATACCAAGAATTGTTG CGTGCAGGAATTGTATTCCCTCAAAGACCTCCTCAACCCACAGTTAGTTCAGGACAAACTGGTCCCTCGACAATGTATAATCAGAATGCTCGTAACGCTAGACAAGAAGCTAATGATACTTCCACAGAGTCAGAGTTTCCTACTTTGAG tcTGACAGAAATTCAAAATGCAAAAGGGATTATGGATGTCTTAGCTGAAATGTTGAACGCAATAGATGAAAACAACAAAGAG GGACTTAAACAAGAGGTTATTGTAGATCTTGTTAGTCAATGTCGCACCTATAAACAAAGAGTAGTACACCTTGTAAACTCTACATC AGATGAATCGTTGCTTTGCCAAGGCCTAGCCTTAAATGATGATTTGCAGCGGTTACTTGCAAAGCACGAATCCATCGCTTCTGGAAACCCTACGCCAGTAAAGGgagaaaaatctaaaaaagaaGTTGCTAAGGAGGCAAATCAGATCATAGATGTTGGATCAAG cAGTGAAACGAAAGATGGTAGTATTGTGGCTGTTGCACCAAATGGTCCAAAGATAGATCTTCTTAGTGGAGATGACTTTGAGACACCGAATGGAGAAAACTCACTGGCACTTGTTCCTCTTGGACCTGCACAACCAAGTAGTCCTGTACCAACACCAGATAACTCCATGGTCTTAATCGACATGTTATCAGATAATAACTGTGAAAGCTCTACTCCAACTTCGAGTCCACACTCGCATAATCAGATGGTGCCACAAAACTACTCAAATGGATTTGGACAAGGGTCATCTGGTCCTGTCTGGAATCTCCAAATTACCCAGCAACCATCTTCTCCTGCATACGGAAACCAAAACCAACCCTTTTCACCTACCTTTAGCCCGCCCATCTCACCGCACTATG GTGGACAAAACAACAATGTGTTAGcactaccaccaccaccatgGGAAGCTCAATCTCCAAGCTCTAGTCCTCACTACTCTCCTACTCACCCGATGCAAGTGACTCAAGTTGTCATCACCACGCACACTCATCAACCGCTAGGTTACAACCCTCAAGGTGGCTCTCCTCACGCTTTCAACAACAACCCTCAAGGTGGCTCTCCTCACGCTTTCAACAACAACCCTCAAGGTGGCTCTCCTTATGctatcaacaacaacaacaataacatgTTCGGTATGATCCCCCCTCCAATGACAGGAGGCCACATGCAACCCTTAGGCCATCACAATCCTGCTGCCATGTACGGAGGCTACGGAGGACAGCCTCAGCCACCACAACAGTATTTTGGAGAACAACAAATGTACGGAGGCTATGGAGGACAACCTCAGCTATCACAAGAGCAGCTTGTAGAACAACAAATGTATGGAATGTCACTTCAAGACAATGGAGCCAGCAATGCCAACCCCTACCAAGTGTCTTCTCATCCTTCGGGTCTTAATTATCAGCAACCAATGATGAAACCTGTGAACAAGAAACCAGAGGACAAGTTGTTTGGAGATCTTGTTGAACTCTCCAAGTCAAAGAAACCTACTGAACGAGCCGGTAGTATGTAA
- the LOC103848740 gene encoding TOM1-like protein 8 isoform X3, whose protein sequence is MVHPLVDRATSDMLIGPDWAMNLEICDMLNHEPGQYREVVSGVKKRLASRTTKVQLLALTLLETMINNCGELIHMQLAEKDILHKMVKMVKRKPNIQVREKILILIDTWQESFSGPQGRHPQYYAAYQELLRAGIVFPQRPPQPTVSSGQTGPSTMYNQNARNARQEANDTSTESEFPTLSLTEIQNAKGIMDVLAEMLNAIDENNKEGLKQEVIVDLVSQCRTYKQRVVHLVNSTSDESLLCQGLALNDDLQRLLAKHESIASGNPTPVKGEKSKKEVAKEANQIIDVGSSSETKDGSIVAVAPNGPKIDLLSGDDFETPNGENSLALVPLGPAQPSSPVPTPDNSMVLIDMLSDNNCESSTPTSSPHSHNQMVPQNYSNGFGQGSSGPVWNLQITQQPSSPAYGNQNQPFSPTFSPPISPHYGGQNNNVLALPPPPWEAQSPSSSPHYSPTHPMQVTQVVITTHTHQPLGYNPQGGSPHAFNNNPQGGSPYAINNNNNNMFGMIPPPMTGGHMQPLGHHNPAAMYGGYGGQPQPPQQYFGEQQMYGGYGGQPQLSQEQLVEQQMYGMSLQDNGASNANPYQVSSHPSGLNYQQPMMKPVNKKPEDKLFGDLVELSKSKKPTERAGSM, encoded by the exons ATGGTGCATCCTTTGGTTGATAGAGCCACAAGCGATATGCTTATTGGTCCTGACTGGGCCATGAACCTTGAGATATGTGACATGCTTAATCATGAGCCTGG GCAATATAGAGAAGTTGTGAGTGGAGTAAAGAAAAGGCTCGCTAGTAGGACTACCAAGGTTCAGCTTTTGGCTCTTACT TTGCTGGAAACAATGATCAACAATTGTGGGGAACTCATTCACATGCAACTTGCTGAGAAGGACATTCTTCATAAGATGGTAAAGATGGTCAAAAGGAAG CCTAACATCCAAGTGAGGGAGAAGATATTGATACTTATAGATACTTGGCAAGAGAGCTTCTCAGGTCCTCAAGGAAGACATCCACAATATTATGCAGCATACCAAGAATTGTTG CGTGCAGGAATTGTATTCCCTCAAAGACCTCCTCAACCCACAGTTAGTTCAGGACAAACTGGTCCCTCGACAATGTATAATCAGAATGCTCGTAACGCTAGACAAGAAGCTAATGATACTTCCACAGAGTCAGAGTTTCCTACTTTGAG tcTGACAGAAATTCAAAATGCAAAAGGGATTATGGATGTCTTAGCTGAAATGTTGAACGCAATAGATGAAAACAACAAAGAG GGACTTAAACAAGAGGTTATTGTAGATCTTGTTAGTCAATGTCGCACCTATAAACAAAGAGTAGTACACCTTGTAAACTCTACATC AGATGAATCGTTGCTTTGCCAAGGCCTAGCCTTAAATGATGATTTGCAGCGGTTACTTGCAAAGCACGAATCCATCGCTTCTGGAAACCCTACGCCAGTAAAGGgagaaaaatctaaaaaagaaGTTGCTAAGGAGGCAAATCAGATCATAGATGTTGGATCAAG cAGTGAAACGAAAGATGGTAGTATTGTGGCTGTTGCACCAAATGGTCCAAAGATAGATCTTCTTAGTGGAGATGACTTTGAGACACCGAATGGAGAAAACTCACTGGCACTTGTTCCTCTTGGACCTGCACAACCAAGTAGTCCTGTACCAACACCAGATAACTCCATGGTCTTAATCGACATGTTATCAGATAATAACTGTGAAAGCTCTACTCCAACTTCGAGTCCACACTCGCATAATCAGATGGTGCCACAAAACTACTCAAATGGATTTGGACAAGGGTCATCTGGTCCTGTCTGGAATCTCCAAATTACCCAGCAACCATCTTCTCCTGCATACGGAAACCAAAACCAACCCTTTTCACCTACCTTTAGCCCGCCCATCTCACCGCACTATG GTGGACAAAACAACAATGTGTTAGcactaccaccaccaccatgGGAAGCTCAATCTCCAAGCTCTAGTCCTCACTACTCTCCTACTCACCCGATGCAAGTGACTCAAGTTGTCATCACCACGCACACTCATCAACCGCTAGGTTACAACCCTCAAG GTGGCTCTCCTCACGCTTTCAACAACAACCCTCAAGGTGGCTCTCCTTATGctatcaacaacaacaacaataacatgTTCGGTATGATCCCCCCTCCAATGACAGGAGGCCACATGCAACCCTTAGGCCATCACAATCCTGCTGCCATGTACGGAGGCTACGGAGGACAGCCTCAGCCACCACAACAGTATTTTGGAGAACAACAAATGTACGGAGGCTATGGAGGACAACCTCAGCTATCACAAGAGCAGCTTGTAGAACAACAAATGTATGGAATGTCACTTCAAGACAATGGAGCCAGCAATGCCAACCCCTACCAAGTGTCTTCTCATCCTTCGGGTCTTAATTATCAGCAACCAATGATGAAACCTGTGAACAAGAAACCAGAGGACAAGTTGTTTGGAGATCTTGTTGAACTCTCCAAGTCAAAGAAACCTACTGAACGAGCCGGTAGTATGTAA
- the LOC103848740 gene encoding TOM1-like protein 8 isoform X4, with protein MVHPLVDRATSDMLIGPDWAMNLEICDMLNHEPGQYREVVSGVKKRLASRTTKVQLLALTLLETMINNCGELIHMQLAEKDILHKMVKMVKRKPNIQVREKILILIDTWQESFSGPQGRHPQYYAAYQELLRAGIVFPQRPPQPTVSSGQTGPSTMYNQNARNARQEANDTSTESEFPTLSLTEIQNAKGIMDVLAEMLNAIDENNKEGLKQEVIVDLVSQCRTYKQRVVHLVNSTSDESLLCQGLALNDDLQRLLAKHESIASGNPTPVKGEKSKKEVAKEANQIIDVGSSSETKDGSIVAVAPNGPKIDLLSGDDFETPNGENSLALVPLGPAQPSSPVPTPDNSMVLIDMLSDNNCESSTPTSSPHSHNQMVPQNYSNGFGQGSSGPVWNLQITQQPSSPAYGNQNQPFSPTFSPPISPHYGGQNNNVLALPPPPWEAQSPSSSPHYSPTHPMQVTQVVITTHTHQPLGYNPQGGSPYAINNNNNNMFGMIPPPMTGGHMQPLGHHNPAAMYGGYGGQPQPPQQYFGEQQMYGGYGGQPQLSQEQLVEQQMYGMSLQDNGASNANPYQVSSHPSGLNYQQPMMKPVNKKPEDKLFGDLVELSKSKKPTERAGSM; from the exons ATGGTGCATCCTTTGGTTGATAGAGCCACAAGCGATATGCTTATTGGTCCTGACTGGGCCATGAACCTTGAGATATGTGACATGCTTAATCATGAGCCTGG GCAATATAGAGAAGTTGTGAGTGGAGTAAAGAAAAGGCTCGCTAGTAGGACTACCAAGGTTCAGCTTTTGGCTCTTACT TTGCTGGAAACAATGATCAACAATTGTGGGGAACTCATTCACATGCAACTTGCTGAGAAGGACATTCTTCATAAGATGGTAAAGATGGTCAAAAGGAAG CCTAACATCCAAGTGAGGGAGAAGATATTGATACTTATAGATACTTGGCAAGAGAGCTTCTCAGGTCCTCAAGGAAGACATCCACAATATTATGCAGCATACCAAGAATTGTTG CGTGCAGGAATTGTATTCCCTCAAAGACCTCCTCAACCCACAGTTAGTTCAGGACAAACTGGTCCCTCGACAATGTATAATCAGAATGCTCGTAACGCTAGACAAGAAGCTAATGATACTTCCACAGAGTCAGAGTTTCCTACTTTGAG tcTGACAGAAATTCAAAATGCAAAAGGGATTATGGATGTCTTAGCTGAAATGTTGAACGCAATAGATGAAAACAACAAAGAG GGACTTAAACAAGAGGTTATTGTAGATCTTGTTAGTCAATGTCGCACCTATAAACAAAGAGTAGTACACCTTGTAAACTCTACATC AGATGAATCGTTGCTTTGCCAAGGCCTAGCCTTAAATGATGATTTGCAGCGGTTACTTGCAAAGCACGAATCCATCGCTTCTGGAAACCCTACGCCAGTAAAGGgagaaaaatctaaaaaagaaGTTGCTAAGGAGGCAAATCAGATCATAGATGTTGGATCAAG cAGTGAAACGAAAGATGGTAGTATTGTGGCTGTTGCACCAAATGGTCCAAAGATAGATCTTCTTAGTGGAGATGACTTTGAGACACCGAATGGAGAAAACTCACTGGCACTTGTTCCTCTTGGACCTGCACAACCAAGTAGTCCTGTACCAACACCAGATAACTCCATGGTCTTAATCGACATGTTATCAGATAATAACTGTGAAAGCTCTACTCCAACTTCGAGTCCACACTCGCATAATCAGATGGTGCCACAAAACTACTCAAATGGATTTGGACAAGGGTCATCTGGTCCTGTCTGGAATCTCCAAATTACCCAGCAACCATCTTCTCCTGCATACGGAAACCAAAACCAACCCTTTTCACCTACCTTTAGCCCGCCCATCTCACCGCACTATG GTGGACAAAACAACAATGTGTTAGcactaccaccaccaccatgGGAAGCTCAATCTCCAAGCTCTAGTCCTCACTACTCTCCTACTCACCCGATGCAAGTGACTCAAGTTGTCATCACCACGCACACTCATCAACCGCTAGGTTACAACCCTCAAG GTGGCTCTCCTTATGctatcaacaacaacaacaataacatgTTCGGTATGATCCCCCCTCCAATGACAGGAGGCCACATGCAACCCTTAGGCCATCACAATCCTGCTGCCATGTACGGAGGCTACGGAGGACAGCCTCAGCCACCACAACAGTATTTTGGAGAACAACAAATGTACGGAGGCTATGGAGGACAACCTCAGCTATCACAAGAGCAGCTTGTAGAACAACAAATGTATGGAATGTCACTTCAAGACAATGGAGCCAGCAATGCCAACCCCTACCAAGTGTCTTCTCATCCTTCGGGTCTTAATTATCAGCAACCAATGATGAAACCTGTGAACAAGAAACCAGAGGACAAGTTGTTTGGAGATCTTGTTGAACTCTCCAAGTCAAAGAAACCTACTGAACGAGCCGGTAGTATGTAA
- the LOC103848740 gene encoding TOM1-like protein 8 isoform X5 produces the protein MVHPLVDRATSDMLIGPDWAMNLEICDMLNHEPGQYREVVSGVKKRLASRTTKVQLLALTLLETMINNCGELIHMQLAEKDILHKMVKMVKRKPNIQVREKILILIDTWQESFSGPQGRHPQYYAAYQELLRAGIVFPQRPPQPTVSSGQTGPSTMYNQNARNARQEANDTSTESEFPTLSLTEIQNAKGIMDVLAEMLNAIDENNKEGLKQEVIVDLVSQCRTYKQRVVHLVNSTSDESLLCQGLALNDDLQRLLAKHESIASGNPTPVKGEKSKKEVAKEANQIIDVGSSETKDGSIVAVAPNGPKIDLLSGDDFETPNGENSLALVPLGPAQPSSPVPTPDNSMVLIDMLSDNNCESSTPTSSPHSHNQMVPQNYSNGFGQGSSGPVWNLQITQQPSSPAYGNQNQPFSPTFSPPISPHYGGQNNNVLALPPPPWEAQSPSSSPHYSPTHPMQVTQVVITTHTHQPLGYNPQGGSPYAINNNNNNMFGMIPPPMTGGHMQPLGHHNPAAMYGGYGGQPQPPQQYFGEQQMYGGYGGQPQLSQEQLVEQQMYGMSLQDNGASNANPYQVSSHPSGLNYQQPMMKPVNKKPEDKLFGDLVELSKSKKPTERAGSM, from the exons ATGGTGCATCCTTTGGTTGATAGAGCCACAAGCGATATGCTTATTGGTCCTGACTGGGCCATGAACCTTGAGATATGTGACATGCTTAATCATGAGCCTGG GCAATATAGAGAAGTTGTGAGTGGAGTAAAGAAAAGGCTCGCTAGTAGGACTACCAAGGTTCAGCTTTTGGCTCTTACT TTGCTGGAAACAATGATCAACAATTGTGGGGAACTCATTCACATGCAACTTGCTGAGAAGGACATTCTTCATAAGATGGTAAAGATGGTCAAAAGGAAG CCTAACATCCAAGTGAGGGAGAAGATATTGATACTTATAGATACTTGGCAAGAGAGCTTCTCAGGTCCTCAAGGAAGACATCCACAATATTATGCAGCATACCAAGAATTGTTG CGTGCAGGAATTGTATTCCCTCAAAGACCTCCTCAACCCACAGTTAGTTCAGGACAAACTGGTCCCTCGACAATGTATAATCAGAATGCTCGTAACGCTAGACAAGAAGCTAATGATACTTCCACAGAGTCAGAGTTTCCTACTTTGAG tcTGACAGAAATTCAAAATGCAAAAGGGATTATGGATGTCTTAGCTGAAATGTTGAACGCAATAGATGAAAACAACAAAGAG GGACTTAAACAAGAGGTTATTGTAGATCTTGTTAGTCAATGTCGCACCTATAAACAAAGAGTAGTACACCTTGTAAACTCTACATC AGATGAATCGTTGCTTTGCCAAGGCCTAGCCTTAAATGATGATTTGCAGCGGTTACTTGCAAAGCACGAATCCATCGCTTCTGGAAACCCTACGCCAGTAAAGGgagaaaaatctaaaaaagaaGTTGCTAAGGAGGCAAATCAGATCATAGATGTTGGATCAAG TGAAACGAAAGATGGTAGTATTGTGGCTGTTGCACCAAATGGTCCAAAGATAGATCTTCTTAGTGGAGATGACTTTGAGACACCGAATGGAGAAAACTCACTGGCACTTGTTCCTCTTGGACCTGCACAACCAAGTAGTCCTGTACCAACACCAGATAACTCCATGGTCTTAATCGACATGTTATCAGATAATAACTGTGAAAGCTCTACTCCAACTTCGAGTCCACACTCGCATAATCAGATGGTGCCACAAAACTACTCAAATGGATTTGGACAAGGGTCATCTGGTCCTGTCTGGAATCTCCAAATTACCCAGCAACCATCTTCTCCTGCATACGGAAACCAAAACCAACCCTTTTCACCTACCTTTAGCCCGCCCATCTCACCGCACTATG GTGGACAAAACAACAATGTGTTAGcactaccaccaccaccatgGGAAGCTCAATCTCCAAGCTCTAGTCCTCACTACTCTCCTACTCACCCGATGCAAGTGACTCAAGTTGTCATCACCACGCACACTCATCAACCGCTAGGTTACAACCCTCAAG GTGGCTCTCCTTATGctatcaacaacaacaacaataacatgTTCGGTATGATCCCCCCTCCAATGACAGGAGGCCACATGCAACCCTTAGGCCATCACAATCCTGCTGCCATGTACGGAGGCTACGGAGGACAGCCTCAGCCACCACAACAGTATTTTGGAGAACAACAAATGTACGGAGGCTATGGAGGACAACCTCAGCTATCACAAGAGCAGCTTGTAGAACAACAAATGTATGGAATGTCACTTCAAGACAATGGAGCCAGCAATGCCAACCCCTACCAAGTGTCTTCTCATCCTTCGGGTCTTAATTATCAGCAACCAATGATGAAACCTGTGAACAAGAAACCAGAGGACAAGTTGTTTGGAGATCTTGTTGAACTCTCCAAGTCAAAGAAACCTACTGAACGAGCCGGTAGTATGTAA
- the LOC103848740 gene encoding TOM1-like protein 8 isoform X2 yields MVHPLVDRATSDMLIGPDWAMNLEICDMLNHEPGQYREVVSGVKKRLASRTTKVQLLALTLLETMINNCGELIHMQLAEKDILHKMVKMVKRKPNIQVREKILILIDTWQESFSGPQGRHPQYYAAYQELLRAGIVFPQRPPQPTVSSGQTGPSTMYNQNARNARQEANDTSTESEFPTLSLTEIQNAKGIMDVLAEMLNAIDENNKEGLKQEVIVDLVSQCRTYKQRVVHLVNSTSDESLLCQGLALNDDLQRLLAKHESIASGNPTPVKGEKSKKEVAKEANQIIDVGSSETKDGSIVAVAPNGPKIDLLSGDDFETPNGENSLALVPLGPAQPSSPVPTPDNSMVLIDMLSDNNCESSTPTSSPHSHNQMVPQNYSNGFGQGSSGPVWNLQITQQPSSPAYGNQNQPFSPTFSPPISPHYGGQNNNVLALPPPPWEAQSPSSSPHYSPTHPMQVTQVVITTHTHQPLGYNPQGGSPHAFNNNPQGGSPHAFNNNPQGGSPYAINNNNNNMFGMIPPPMTGGHMQPLGHHNPAAMYGGYGGQPQPPQQYFGEQQMYGGYGGQPQLSQEQLVEQQMYGMSLQDNGASNANPYQVSSHPSGLNYQQPMMKPVNKKPEDKLFGDLVELSKSKKPTERAGSM; encoded by the exons ATGGTGCATCCTTTGGTTGATAGAGCCACAAGCGATATGCTTATTGGTCCTGACTGGGCCATGAACCTTGAGATATGTGACATGCTTAATCATGAGCCTGG GCAATATAGAGAAGTTGTGAGTGGAGTAAAGAAAAGGCTCGCTAGTAGGACTACCAAGGTTCAGCTTTTGGCTCTTACT TTGCTGGAAACAATGATCAACAATTGTGGGGAACTCATTCACATGCAACTTGCTGAGAAGGACATTCTTCATAAGATGGTAAAGATGGTCAAAAGGAAG CCTAACATCCAAGTGAGGGAGAAGATATTGATACTTATAGATACTTGGCAAGAGAGCTTCTCAGGTCCTCAAGGAAGACATCCACAATATTATGCAGCATACCAAGAATTGTTG CGTGCAGGAATTGTATTCCCTCAAAGACCTCCTCAACCCACAGTTAGTTCAGGACAAACTGGTCCCTCGACAATGTATAATCAGAATGCTCGTAACGCTAGACAAGAAGCTAATGATACTTCCACAGAGTCAGAGTTTCCTACTTTGAG tcTGACAGAAATTCAAAATGCAAAAGGGATTATGGATGTCTTAGCTGAAATGTTGAACGCAATAGATGAAAACAACAAAGAG GGACTTAAACAAGAGGTTATTGTAGATCTTGTTAGTCAATGTCGCACCTATAAACAAAGAGTAGTACACCTTGTAAACTCTACATC AGATGAATCGTTGCTTTGCCAAGGCCTAGCCTTAAATGATGATTTGCAGCGGTTACTTGCAAAGCACGAATCCATCGCTTCTGGAAACCCTACGCCAGTAAAGGgagaaaaatctaaaaaagaaGTTGCTAAGGAGGCAAATCAGATCATAGATGTTGGATCAAG TGAAACGAAAGATGGTAGTATTGTGGCTGTTGCACCAAATGGTCCAAAGATAGATCTTCTTAGTGGAGATGACTTTGAGACACCGAATGGAGAAAACTCACTGGCACTTGTTCCTCTTGGACCTGCACAACCAAGTAGTCCTGTACCAACACCAGATAACTCCATGGTCTTAATCGACATGTTATCAGATAATAACTGTGAAAGCTCTACTCCAACTTCGAGTCCACACTCGCATAATCAGATGGTGCCACAAAACTACTCAAATGGATTTGGACAAGGGTCATCTGGTCCTGTCTGGAATCTCCAAATTACCCAGCAACCATCTTCTCCTGCATACGGAAACCAAAACCAACCCTTTTCACCTACCTTTAGCCCGCCCATCTCACCGCACTATG GTGGACAAAACAACAATGTGTTAGcactaccaccaccaccatgGGAAGCTCAATCTCCAAGCTCTAGTCCTCACTACTCTCCTACTCACCCGATGCAAGTGACTCAAGTTGTCATCACCACGCACACTCATCAACCGCTAGGTTACAACCCTCAAGGTGGCTCTCCTCACGCTTTCAACAACAACCCTCAAGGTGGCTCTCCTCACGCTTTCAACAACAACCCTCAAGGTGGCTCTCCTTATGctatcaacaacaacaacaataacatgTTCGGTATGATCCCCCCTCCAATGACAGGAGGCCACATGCAACCCTTAGGCCATCACAATCCTGCTGCCATGTACGGAGGCTACGGAGGACAGCCTCAGCCACCACAACAGTATTTTGGAGAACAACAAATGTACGGAGGCTATGGAGGACAACCTCAGCTATCACAAGAGCAGCTTGTAGAACAACAAATGTATGGAATGTCACTTCAAGACAATGGAGCCAGCAATGCCAACCCCTACCAAGTGTCTTCTCATCCTTCGGGTCTTAATTATCAGCAACCAATGATGAAACCTGTGAACAAGAAACCAGAGGACAAGTTGTTTGGAGATCTTGTTGAACTCTCCAAGTCAAAGAAACCTACTGAACGAGCCGGTAGTATGTAA